A part of Oryctolagus cuniculus chromosome 15, mOryCun1.1, whole genome shotgun sequence genomic DNA contains:
- the NKX6-2 gene encoding homeobox protein Nkx-6.2 has translation MDANRPGAFVLGSAPLAALHNMAEMKTSLFPYALQGPAGFKAPALGGLGAQLPLGTPHGISDILGRPVGAAGGGLLSGLPRLSGLASSASVYFGPAAAVARGYPKPLAELPGRPPIFWPGVVPGSPWRDPRLAGPAPAGAGLDKDGKKKHSRPTFSGQQIFALEKTFEQTKYLAGPERARLAYSLGMTESQVKVWFQNRRTKWRKRHAAEMASAKKQQDSDAEKLKAGGSDAEDDDEYNRPLDPNSDDEKITRLLKKHKASNLALVSPCGGGAADAV, from the exons atGGACGCTAACCGCCCGGGCGCGTTCGTGCTGGGCAGCGCGCCCCTGGCCGCGCTGCACAACATGGCCGAGATGAAGACTTCGCTGTTCCCGTACGCGCTGCAGGGTCCGGCCGGCTTCAAGGCGCCCGCGCTGGGCGGCCTGGGCGCGCAGCTGCCGCTCGGCACCCCGCACGGCATCAGCGACATCCTGGGCCGGCCCGTgggcgcggcgggcggcgggctcCTGAGCGGCCTGCCCCGCCTGAGCGGGCTCGCATCGTCGGCCAGCGTTTACTTCGGGCCCGCGGCCGCCGTGGCGCGCGGCTACCCCAAGCCGCTGGCCGAGCTGCCCGGGCGGCCGCCCATCTTCTGGCCCGGCGTGGTGCCCGGCTCGCCCTGGAGGGACCCGCGCCTGGCCGGCCCCG CCCCGGCCGGCGCGGGCCTGGACAAGGACGGGAAGAAGAAGCACTCGCGGCCCACCTTCTCTGGACAGCAGATCTTCGCCCTGGAGAAGACCTTCGAGCAGACCAAGTACCTGGCGGGCCCAGAGCGCGCGCGGCTCGCCTACTCGCTGGGCATGACCGAGAGCCAGGTGAAG GTCTGGTTCCAGAACCGCCGGACCAAGTGGCGCAAGCGGCACGCGGCCGAGATGGCTTCGGCCAAGAAGCAGCAGGACTCGGACGCCGAGAAGCTGAAGGCGGGCGGCTCGGACGCCGAGGACGACGACGAGTACAACCGGCCCCTGGACCCCAACTCGGACGACGAGAAGATCACGCGGTTGCTCAAGAAGCACAAGGCCTCGAACTTGGCGCTGGTCAGCCCgtgcggcggcggcgcggcggacGCGGTGTGA